In Gadus chalcogrammus isolate NIFS_2021 chromosome 23, NIFS_Gcha_1.0, whole genome shotgun sequence, a genomic segment contains:
- the LOC130377309 gene encoding copine-3-like, with product MATGGPVPVVPLQCVTKVELTISCENLMDMDVFSKSDPLCALYIESGTGWYEFGRTEMVLNCLNPRFSKKFKIDYFFETLQKLKFCVYDIDNDTYDLGDDDFLGELECTLGQIVSCRRMTRPLLLKDRRTAGKGTITICAEEIQDNRVAHFEVSARKLDKKYLWWSDPFLEFHKQTEAGWQLAHRTEVVKNNLNPTWRPFRITVQSLCGGDVEKPIRVDCYDHYTNGAHSIIGSFVTTLSQLEAGTYTSPAEFACVNRKKSERKPGYKNSGVICIKRCEVVKEYTFLNYIMGGCQLNFTIAIDFTASNGDPRSPQSLHFIDPQGYNEYLAAIWAVGSVIQDYDSTKTFPAFGFGAIVPPTGTVSHEFPINFTPDYPFCHGIEGVVSAYQQCLPVVKLYGPTCFAPIINHVACFARQAMQQNTASQYFVLLIITDGVITDMDQTLTAVVNASRLPMSIIIIGVGAADFSAMEFLDSDDKLLRSSRGDVAFRDIVQFVPFRAFKANSIALAQSVLAELPDQVGRFFNFFKLKPPNEDSSQASTL from the exons GGTGGAGCTGACGATCTCTTGTGAGAATCTAATGGACATGGATGTGTTCTCCAAGTCTGATCCACTCTGTGCGTTGTACATCGAATCAGGAACTGGCTGGTATGAG TTTGGTCGCACAGAGATGGTTCTGAACTGCCTTAATCCAAGGTTCTCCAAGAAGTTTAAAATTGACTACTTCTTTGAGACGCTTCAAAAGCTGAAGTTCTGCGTGTATGACATCGACAACGACACGTATGACCTGGGAGACGACGACTTCCTGGGAGAGCTGGAGTGCACTTTAGGCCAA ATTGTGTCGTGTAGAAGGATGACTCGCCCTCTTCTGCTGAAGGACAGGAGGACAGCCGGGAAGGGAACCATCACA ATCTGCGCTGAGGAGATTCAGGACAACAGAGTGGCTCATTTTGAAGTTTCAGCTCGGAAGCTAGACAAAAAG TATTTGTGGTGGTCCGACCCTTTCCTGGAATTCCACAAGCAGACAGAAGCTGGGTGGCAGCTGGCCCACAGAACTGAG GTGGTGAAAAACAACCTGAATCCAACATGGAGGCCCTTCCGTATCACTGTGCAGTCGCTCTGTGGAGGCGACGTGGAGAAACCCAtccga GTGGACTGTTACGACCACTACACGAACGGCGCCCACAGCATTATCGGATCCTTTGTGACCACCCTGTCACAGTTGGAAGCCGGCACATACACATCTCCG GCTGAGTTTGCGTGCGTGAACAGGAAAAAGTCTGAGAGGAAGCCAGGCTACAAGAATTCTGGTGTCATTTGCATCAAGAGATGTGAG GTGGTGAAGGAGTACACCTTCTTGAATTACATCATGGGGGGTTGCCAACTCAACTTCACG ATAGCCATAGACTTCACAGCCTCGAACGGGGACCCCCGGAGCCCCCAGTCCCTCCACTTCATCGACCCTCAGGGCTACAACGAGTACCTGGCCGCCATCTGGGCCGTGGGCTCTGTGATCCAGGACTACGACAG TACCAAAACCTTTCCCGCCTTCGGGTTTGGAGCCATCGTGCCTCCCACTGGGACG GTGTCCCATGAGTTCCCGATAAACTTTACCCCAGATTATCCATTCTGTCATG GCATCGAAGGGGTGGTGTCTGCCTACCAGCAGTGTCTGCCCGTAGTGAAGCTCTACGGACCCACCTGCTTCGCCCCCATCATCAACCACGTGGCCTGCTTCGCCAGACAGGCCATGCAGCAGAACACTGCCTCG CAATACTTTGTTCTGCTCATCATCACCGACGGCGTGATCACGGACATGGACCAGACACTAACTGCCGTCGTCAACGCCTCCCGCCTCCCCatgtccatcatcatcatcggggTGGGCGCGGCCGACTTCAGCGCCATGGAGTTCCTCGACAGCGACGACAAACTGCTGCGGTCGTCGCGGGGCGACGTGGCCTTCCGTGACATCGTCCAGTTCGTGCCTTTCAGGGCCTTCAAG GCAAACAGCATTGCTCTAGCTCAGAGTGTCCTGGCAGAGTTGCCCGACCAAGTGGGCCGCtttttcaacttcttcaaaCTGAAGCCTCCCAATGAAGACTCCAGTCAAGCAAGCACTCTATAG